A region of the Ornithinimicrobium ciconiae genome:
GCAGGTTGTTCGCCGAGCGGTTGTGCACGGCATACTCCCCCGGCGAGGTGGCCGGCCTGCGGCTCTTCCCCACCGCAGCCGCCTTGGTCGCGGCACCTTCGGAGGAGCTGCGGGCCGCCGTCGGACTCACCACCGCCCGGGCACGCACGGTGCAGGCGCTGGCGGCTGTGTTCGCCGACGGATTCTCACTAGATCCCGGGAGCGACCCGCCGACCGCCCGCGCGCGGCTGCTGGAGGTGCCGGGGATCGGGCCGTGGACGGTGGAGTACCTCGCGCTGCGCGTCCTGGGCGACCCCGACGCCTTCCCTGCCTCTGACGCGGTGGTCCGCCGGGCACTCGCCGGCGCACCGGCCCGGGCGGCCCAGCAGGCGGCAGAGTCGTGGCGTCCGTATCGCGCCTGGGCCACCGCACACCTGTGGGCGTCCCAGACCTCACACCTGCGCACGGTTCCCGGCGCGCTGGGAGCGACCTAGGTCTCCCGCCGCGTCAACAACCAGGTGCCGGGGGCCCTCACCTGGCGCTGCTGACACCACGACGGGTGTCGAGCCGACGCTCGACGAACTTGAGCCCCTCGTCGAACCACAGCACGGTGCTGGCCATCGCGGCGCACACCAGCCAGTGCCCCAGGTCCAGCGGCTGCGTGCCGAAGGCTTCCTGCAGGAAGGGCACGTGCACCACCGCAACCTGCGAGGCCACTCCGAAGGCGACGGCCGCCAGCAACCATCTGTTGCTGAGCAGCTTGCGGAAGGCGCTGGTGGTCTGCGACCGGGAGTTGAAGACGTTGTAGAGCTGGGCCAGCACCAAGGTGGTGAAGCCGGCCGTGCGCGCGACCTCGAGGGAGTCACTGCCCTCGATCAGGCCCCCGGGCAGGAAGATGTCGAT
Encoded here:
- a CDS encoding DNA-3-methyladenine glycosylase family protein, which translates into the protein MTRRELPAVGGLEAQTTLTTLVNHATPGSEEVSPAGTYRRLLDLAGTPTVITLRIGPAGIDVEAPATVIEEATALVRWWFDLETNPAPVGAHLAADPLLARLVRQRPALRPVRHPAGFEAAIHTVLGQQVTLSAGRLFAERLCTAYSPGEVAGLRLFPTAAALVAAPSEELRAAVGLTTARARTVQALAAVFADGFSLDPGSDPPTARARLLEVPGIGPWTVEYLALRVLGDPDAFPASDAVVRRALAGAPARAAQQAAESWRPYRAWATAHLWASQTSHLRTVPGALGAT